From Felis catus isolate Fca126 chromosome B4, F.catus_Fca126_mat1.0, whole genome shotgun sequence:
ACTTTCATGTTATTCAAACAGTGGACTAATAATAAATAGGTTTTAAATGATGCATATcactggacacctgggtggctcagtcagttaagcattggactctcagtttcagcttaggtcatgattccacagtttgtgagttcgagctccacatcgggctccatgctgacagtgcagagcatgcttgggattctctttctctctctgaccctcccccgcttgctctctctctctcaaaaataaacttaaaaaaatgatgcatATCAATAATTATTGAGATACACCTAGGTTCACACATTTCTAAGAATAAAATAGCTGAGACAATCTGTATATCCCAACACAgaggtatttttaatgtttgtgcaTTTGCAATTATTACACGTGACAAACATggatatatttataagaaaatatggaaggatattttccaaaatattaacTTTTGCTACCTCtaatttgtctttatctttttcaccgtgattttttttattgttacatagttaatcaaatgttttaatatatgatTTGTTCATCTTATAACTATTCAGAAAAGCAGACAGGGAGATCTATCATCTCTTAACTTCCTTACATAATAAGAATTTGTAAAAAGAAACTGGACTAGGTTAAGAGTTAGTGTTGTCCTACCAGTGTCCTAAATGATTCTATTGCTTTTCCTGTCTCCAAAGGCCACGTTCCCACTATTACTGTTaggtatgtttgtttttttaccctAAGGTCAGATGATACAAGATGATTACACAGATGATTCATTAGTGATTTTTGAATCTGGGTCACCAAGGACTccgtttattaattttgttgcaGATTTGGCAAATAAATATCAagcttgaaatttgaaaattctcTCTCAGCAAAATAGTTCAGAACATCAACTCTTCCAAGGCTACTAGGAGTGCCCTTATACCTGCTTTTCTTCTCAATGATTAAAAgctaaaaaagacaaataaaaataaaaaactattctCTAGGCTTGTGATGGCACTATAGCTATTGTGAGGGAACTGACACAATTGTTTGAAGATAAAAACTcaaggaaattatatatattcccAAGCACTATTACTGCAGGAGTGGCCAGATTAGATTCAACCAGTAGTGACCAGAAGTTTCTTGCTGGTTTTcaacattatatttgttttcaagttGTAGCTATAAGAACAGTTGCAGTTAAACAACTTACTAGAAAGAAGCTATGATTAACTTCCAGAGTGTAAGTATTATAAATTCTGTCAtttcagttcaattttttttgagacttgGGTCACATTCACCTCTGGTAAATGAATTTCCTGACAGTATAAAATTCAGCAGTGGAAGTTCTAATATGGGTTTTGAACATCATTTTTAGAGTATTTAATCTTGGATAGTGTATAGTCATTGATAGCATTAGTTTAAGCAACAATAAATAAGAGGTCACCTAAGAGTTGCATAATTTGAATGCCATGATGGAAGTGATACATCTCCCAAGCACAAATTCTGggaactcaaaattaaaaaccaatgGCTAAATATGTGCATTCCCAGCAAAACTGGAGACTGAGATGGAATGGGGAAATACAGATCACTGGAGGGGAGATTACTCCAGAtagataatccatgtaaagtgTTTCAGTATATAGCATATAGTAAAGgctcaataaatgtaatatacaagttatattataaaaaaaaaaaaacacggggAGAAATAGGATGAGAATGTGAGAGCTTCATTTTAGACTCTTTCTGTCTGGAGTGCATTTGGTTATGTGACTAAAGAGCAATCATTTTTAGAGATAAGGAGTTCAAGAAAATACTCAGAGTATGTGTGTTAAGAAGTATTAAGAACTATTTCAACATAAGAGAGAccagtgaaaaaagaaatagaaattagaaagcaAAAAGATGACAGGTAAACATGTAGGTGATATTAAGTTATGAGAGAATGCTGTGAATATTGTGTGGTTGAAAGTACACATTCTACTTAGAAATTtgctaaactttaaaaacaaaaaaagtgataatttttggcataaattatttcattagatTCATGAAGACAAAACAGGACTACAGTATATTGGTGACTGGAAAATCATTCTGGACAAGGtcattaaaatagttaaaatatatttattactcaTTATTAGCCATGTACTTTTTAAGTACCTTATGTACCAACATTTAACTTAGTATGTATatatgaaggaaaatattatttccattctGTAGGTGATAAAACTGAGTCACAGTGAAAGCAAGCCATGCTTGAAGAATATGTTTAATAATTCAATCTCAATTTTTTTGTAGTTAGTAATATTAGAAAGTTTTTCGGAATGTACTCCAACCTTAATTAAACAGtttgaaaactgagaaaaattgCAAGGATTTTTACATGCCTATATATTTTACACCCAATACCTACATATTATCATTCTATACAATATATTTGTCATCAAAACACTTCCTGTCTTCTGTACCACAGTGGAAAATGAGTGTGATTTTACACAGAAAATCATGAGAGTCaggaaaatcagtaaggaagaagttgTTTAAAGAAAAcacgtattttttaaattataatactgGAGCTCAACATATCTGGTAGTGGATGTGGAGAACCTATACAGAGTGAGTCCCAAACTATTTGTGATATATTTGTTCTTTATCACAAGGATCAAACTTGGAAGAAATGCATGATGGTGGTAATGAAAGTTTAAGATTTAGCTTTAGGAATCAGTCTCTGAACAGGGACAAATTGATCTCACAAAGCACTAGCAGTCAAACCTACCTGTAGGGAAAATCAAATCCTAGGtctaactaaaataaaatataaattgtgaaTAAAATGTAATGATAAGGAAGCACCCAAAATATTTTGGAGTGTAATATagacttttctgatttttttaaatctcccgtGAAATTACCAAAAATACACAATTGTGGAACTTAGGATACCAATGTATtgataatatttgtatataaaaatttttttaagtgcatgtgCTTGTTTGCAtagttttttcttccattaattaCCACTCTGTGCATATCGAATATATCTGAATTCTAAATGCAGATTGAAGTCAGAAGTCAATGATGAGAAACCACACAGTAACAACTTTTATCCTACTGGGACTAACTGATGATCCACAACTGAAGATTATGATTTTCATCTTTCTATTTCTCACCTACATGTTGAGTATAACTGGGAACCTGataatcatctcccttactttcATAGATTCTCACCTTAAAAATGCTATGTACTTTTTCCTACAAAATTTCTCCTTCTTAGAAATCTCATTTACCTCTGCTTGTATTCCCAGATATTTGTACAACTTATCAACAGGAGACAAGACAATCACATATGACAACTGTGTCACTCAAATGTTTTTTACTGATCTTTTTGGTGTAACAGAATTTTTTCTCCTTGCCACCATGTCCTATGATCGGtatgtggccatctgcaaaccccTGCATTATGTGACCATCATGAACAACAGGGTCTGTAGAAGACTCATCGTTTGGTGCTGGACAACTGGCTTCTTGGTCATAATCCCACCGCTCAGCCTGGGCCTAAAGCTGGAATTCTGTGACTCTAATGTTATTGACCATTTTTTCTGTGATGTATCCCCCCTTCTAAAGATATCATGCTCAGAAACATGGCTCATAGAGCAGATGGTCATAGTCTGTGCTGTGTTGACCTTTATTATGACC
This genomic window contains:
- the LOC101082325 gene encoding olfactory receptor 6C2-like; its protein translation is MRNHTVTTFILLGLTDDPQLKIMIFIFLFLTYMLSITGNLIIISLTFIDSHLKNAMYFFLQNFSFLEISFTSACIPRYLYNLSTGDKTITYDNCVTQMFFTDLFGVTEFFLLATMSYDRYVAICKPLHYVTIMNNRVCRRLIVWCWTTGFLVIIPPLSLGLKLEFCDSNVIDHFFCDVSPLLKISCSETWLIEQMVIVCAVLTFIMTLICVVLSYIYIIKAILQFSSAHQRKKAFSTCSSHMIVVSITYGSCIFIYVKPSAKELVASNKGVVVLITSIAPMLNPFIYTLRNKQVKQALKDSIKRIALFSRSNGIC